A section of the Callithrix jacchus isolate 240 chromosome 14, calJac240_pri, whole genome shotgun sequence genome encodes:
- the LOC100388871 gene encoding LOW QUALITY PROTEIN: programmed cell death protein 2-like (The sequence of the model RefSeq protein was modified relative to this genomic sequence to represent the inferred CDS: inserted 1 base in 1 codon) — MAASRAGPVELGFAELAPAWRLRSEQFPSKVGGRPAWLGASGLPGPGALACALCGRRLSFLLQVYAPLPGRADAFHRGIFLFCCREPPCCAGLRVFRNQLPRKNDFYSYEPPSENPSPETESVCLQLKSGAHLCRVCGCLGPKTCSRCHKVYYCSKEHQTLDWRLGHKQACAQPDHLDHRIPDHNFLFPEFEIVIETEDEIFPEVVXKEDYSEIIGSMGEALEEELDSMAKHESREDEIFQKFKTQIALEPEQILRCGRGIASICISGENIPHEKDIPDCP; from the exons ATGGCTGCCTCCCGGGCCGGACCTGTGGAGCTGGGCTTCGCCGAGTTGGCGCCGGCGTGGCGACTGCGCAGCGAGCAGTTCCCCAGCAAGGTAGGCGGGCGGCCGGCGTGGCTGGGCGCGTCCGGGCTGCCGGGGCCCGGGGCCCTGGCCTGCGCGCTGTGCGGCCGCCGGCTCTCCTTCCTGCTGCAGGTGTACGCGCCGCTGCCGGGCCGCGCCGACGCCTTCCACCGCGGCATCTTCCTTTTCTGCTGCCGCGAGCCGCCGTGCTGCGCCGGCCTGCGAG tttttaggaATCAGCTACCcaggaaaaatgatttttattcataTGAGCCACCTTCTGAGAATCCTTCCCCAGAAACCGAATCAGTGTGTCTCCAACTTAAGTCTGGTGCTCATCTATGCAGGGTTTGTGGCTGTTTAGGCCCCAAAACGTGCTCCAGATGCCACAAAGTGTATTACTGTAGCAAGGAGCATCAGACCCTAGACTGGAGACTGGGACATAAGCAGGCTTGTGCACAACCAG ATCATTTGGACCATAGAATTCCAGACCACAACTTCCTTTTTCCAGAATTCGAAATTGTAATagaaacagaagatgaaatattCCCCGAGGTTG GAAAAGAAGATTACTCAGAGATTATAGGGAGCATGG gTGAAGCACTTGAGGAAGAACTGGATTCCATGGCAAAACATGAATCCAGGGAAGATGAAATTTTTCAGAAGTTTAAAACTCAGATAGCCCTTGAACCAGAACAG ATTCTCAGATGTGGCAGAGGTATTGCCTCCATCTGCATTTCTGGTGAAAATATTCCTCACGAAAAGGATATTCCAGATTGCCCCTGA